A part of Chitinimonas koreensis genomic DNA contains:
- a CDS encoding two-partner secretion domain-containing protein, which yields MDVDQASQRAVIDWQRFDIGAQARVDFHQPNASAVALNRVHSDDPSRIYGQLNANGQVFLVNPAGVLFGPGARVNAAGLVASTLDIGDADFMAGQDRFVRGAGGGSVVNQGSIATPDGGRVYLIGDAVRNEGLIHSPGGRIVLAAGQRVELVDGADPLLGVEIGAVDGSAINLGELVAEGGAIHAYAASLGQQGVARVDSMSTDAAGRIVLRASGEAVLGAASVTSANGGQGGFVGVEADTTRVTGAVSAAGSAGRGGEVRLLGEQVAVYGDARVDASGRTGGGAILVGGDYQGANPVVANARATFIGPDARLSADATGHGDGGRIIAWADQVTRAYGWFSARGGAQGGNGGLVETSGGWLDARPAHLDLGAARGAAGTWLLDPNDLVIGTGGNSNISGGPNFTTTGDSAFLDATVLGGQITGGANIVVQTAAAGANSQSGDITVQADVTAAGTGSLTLRAHRDINIAAGVAITAPGGAVDVSLVSDSDGNQQGRISMGAGSSIDSNGGDIAFGGGGADGRAYGYGANFAGIDLSAGATLAAGAGNVTLTGSGSLTGNGGYGVILSNNSVVSGNAVTLDGVDPDTPDGGSPFSGIAVFNSQINATGAVTLNGSNLGDGEGIITSLGQIDGASIAFAGSGANGIGTMLFDTTAQAAAGGTISVNGSTTAGGHAFALQDSTLTAAGGTITLQGNGGTNITGYFVGGLVNAGQITATATGTAATGIQVDSAGVLQGGATGSVSLNGQGSGYGVTIDDGSVVAGQITLTGSSGSVSGIYLRDATLHAMGNLPLTLNGSTVGTGHAIELVARNQLGAVGYTGNIALLTSDGDIKLLGAAGDFANGSSFTSSGSLTFANLTSTAPYSVDIAPNTTLANTLSGITVGSANSGDLTFYSNSAAINTPSLAVPVPIVFRSAGFVSFQNSLTSTGGSVAVQADGDIYLNIGRFISSAGGPLAISFTADRDGNGNGRIHLDSSSSLSSNGGNIQLAGGGAGGLAMGASAGVRIDGSVNAGAGTVTIGGSGLVAGGEGVLITASGTVSGDTVNITGAAPFTCTPPCATYAGVRHAGIVQGRVIQVNGSSGSNFGTYVQGSVIGNGAGSIDLVGSTTTTALLDGLTVQNGGHVTAVGSSPIRLSGSPWVSIYKHSVNASVGDPSYSGDIQLIGATGITFGFSGPVVSGPELQTSGAVSLVSAAPGSNLTVQLRADSQIVAGAGQTVQIGDAQNTGMTVNLLDGGAVVFANPVLFRSAGMVTFTRTPASTATIVGNAASAQAIQVVGSGFHNDIGSNLLSAPSGRWLVWSGDPAADLRNGLAYDFKQYNAGYGATTPAQPTGNGFLYTLAPTLTVGLTGTVSKVYDGNTNATLAAGNYTASGTVDGDTVSLNNPAAGSYDNRNAGSGKTVTVTGITASAGNGAAAVYGYQLASTNASGAVGVITRRPVNVSGVTVNDKVYDGTTNATLTGAGSLTGVLPVDAVTLVTTAANAQFADKHIGVNKTVSISGLSLGGTSAGNYQLSAASTSGQADIHYATLTLQVPDQVRSEGSHGPFHYDLLGFAAGDDFGDVSGAPDITTAHGNQPPIGSYPFIASLGTLVAQDYLFHLGHVGTLQVVGSSSSPAETVDRQPEPYVQEPPRQDDAGSASVAAIGSGDAKPLAGDTIGYLNAAAAREAERSVLYGDAIARLERDPSEPDLPDCRPSDDLKTQCIPPRPLRPLAEGETGDVRRKVAYLFANSDYGNGINDLITPEHDAEHIGQVLRDDFGYEVRLMKNADRRQMVSALKEAAELHQADESVLVYYAGHGVLVKGNGYWLPVDANPRNPKSWLSNNDINKFLALIPAKQVMMVSDSCFSGTLAKEQQLKKGAGHDKRQLLARRAVTVMSSGDVEPVSDEGKDGHSIFAYSFVQQLKAAKAAGYVEGVDFFDAIRHLVTAEYPQLPQYSASLNAGHMSGADYFLEPK from the coding sequence ATGGACGTCGACCAGGCCAGCCAGCGCGCGGTGATCGACTGGCAGCGCTTCGACATCGGCGCCCAGGCGCGCGTCGACTTCCACCAGCCCAATGCCTCGGCGGTGGCGCTCAACCGCGTGCATTCGGACGATCCGAGCCGCATCTACGGCCAGCTCAACGCCAACGGCCAGGTCTTCCTGGTCAACCCGGCCGGCGTGCTGTTCGGCCCCGGCGCGCGGGTCAACGCGGCCGGCTTGGTGGCCTCCACGCTCGACATCGGCGACGCCGACTTCATGGCCGGCCAGGACCGCTTCGTGCGCGGCGCGGGCGGCGGCAGCGTCGTCAACCAGGGCTCGATCGCCACGCCCGACGGCGGCCGGGTCTACCTGATCGGCGACGCAGTGCGCAACGAAGGCCTGATCCACAGCCCCGGCGGCCGCATCGTGCTGGCGGCCGGCCAGCGCGTCGAGCTGGTCGACGGCGCCGATCCGCTGCTGGGCGTCGAGATCGGCGCGGTCGACGGCAGCGCGATCAACCTCGGCGAGCTGGTGGCCGAGGGCGGCGCGATCCATGCCTATGCCGCCAGCCTCGGCCAGCAGGGCGTCGCGCGGGTCGACAGCATGAGCACCGACGCGGCCGGCCGCATCGTGCTGCGCGCCAGCGGCGAGGCGGTGCTCGGCGCCGCCAGCGTCACCTCGGCCAATGGCGGCCAGGGCGGCTTCGTCGGCGTCGAGGCGGACACCACCCGCGTCACCGGCGCCGTCAGCGCGGCCGGCAGCGCCGGCCGCGGCGGCGAGGTGCGGCTGCTCGGCGAGCAGGTGGCGGTCTACGGCGATGCCCGCGTCGATGCCTCGGGCCGCACCGGCGGCGGCGCGATCCTGGTCGGCGGCGACTACCAGGGCGCCAACCCGGTCGTCGCCAACGCCCGTGCCACCTTCATCGGCCCCGATGCGCGGTTGTCGGCCGATGCTACCGGCCACGGCGACGGCGGCCGCATCATCGCCTGGGCCGACCAGGTCACCCGCGCCTACGGCTGGTTCAGCGCGCGCGGCGGCGCCCAGGGCGGCAACGGCGGCTTGGTCGAGACCTCGGGCGGCTGGCTCGACGCCCGGCCGGCCCATCTCGACCTCGGCGCCGCGCGCGGCGCGGCCGGCACCTGGCTGCTCGACCCGAACGACCTGGTGATCGGCACCGGCGGCAACAGCAACATCAGCGGCGGGCCCAACTTCACCACCACCGGCGACAGCGCCTTCCTCGACGCCACCGTGCTCGGCGGCCAGATCACCGGCGGCGCCAACATCGTGGTGCAGACCGCCGCCGCCGGCGCCAACAGCCAGTCCGGCGACATCACGGTGCAGGCCGACGTGACCGCGGCCGGCACCGGCTCGCTGACGCTGCGCGCCCACCGCGACATCAACATCGCCGCCGGCGTGGCGATCACGGCGCCCGGCGGGGCGGTCGACGTCAGCCTGGTCAGCGACAGCGACGGCAACCAGCAGGGCCGCATCTCGATGGGGGCAGGCAGCTCGATCGACTCGAACGGCGGCGACATCGCCTTCGGCGGCGGCGGGGCCGACGGCCGCGCCTACGGCTACGGCGCCAACTTCGCCGGCATCGACCTCAGCGCCGGCGCCACGCTGGCGGCCGGCGCCGGCAACGTCACGCTGACGGGCAGCGGCAGCCTGACCGGCAACGGCGGCTACGGCGTGATCCTGTCCAACAACAGCGTGGTCAGCGGCAACGCCGTCACGCTCGACGGGGTGGATCCGGACACGCCCGACGGCGGCTCGCCGTTCAGCGGCATCGCGGTGTTCAACAGCCAGATCAATGCCACCGGCGCGGTCACGCTGAACGGCAGCAACCTCGGTGACGGCGAGGGCATCATCACCAGCCTGGGCCAGATCGACGGCGCCAGCATCGCCTTCGCCGGCAGCGGCGCCAACGGCATCGGCACCATGCTGTTCGACACCACGGCGCAGGCCGCGGCCGGCGGCACCATCAGCGTGAACGGCAGCACCACGGCCGGCGGCCACGCCTTCGCGCTGCAGGATTCCACCCTGACCGCAGCCGGCGGCACCATCACGCTGCAGGGCAACGGCGGCACCAACATCACCGGCTACTTCGTCGGCGGCCTGGTCAATGCCGGCCAGATCACGGCGACGGCGACCGGCACCGCCGCCACCGGCATCCAGGTCGACAGCGCCGGCGTGCTGCAGGGCGGCGCCACCGGTTCGGTCAGCCTGAACGGGCAGGGCAGCGGTTACGGCGTCACCATCGACGACGGCAGCGTGGTCGCCGGCCAGATCACCCTGACCGGCAGCTCGGGCAGCGTCTCCGGCATCTACCTGCGCGACGCCACCCTGCACGCCATGGGCAACCTGCCGCTCACGCTGAACGGCAGCACGGTCGGCACCGGCCACGCCATCGAACTGGTGGCGCGCAACCAGCTCGGCGCCGTCGGCTACACCGGCAACATCGCGCTGCTGACCAGCGACGGAGACATCAAGCTGCTGGGCGCCGCCGGCGATTTCGCCAACGGCAGCAGCTTCACCTCGTCGGGCAGCCTGACCTTCGCCAACCTGACCAGCACTGCGCCCTACAGCGTCGACATCGCGCCGAACACCACGCTGGCCAATACGCTCAGCGGCATCACCGTCGGCAGCGCCAACAGCGGCGACCTGACCTTCTATTCCAACAGCGCCGCCATCAACACGCCCTCGCTGGCGGTGCCGGTGCCGATCGTGTTCCGCTCGGCCGGCTTCGTCTCGTTCCAGAACAGCCTGACCAGCACCGGCGGCAGCGTCGCGGTGCAGGCCGACGGCGACATCTACCTCAACATCGGCCGCTTCATCTCCTCGGCCGGCGGCCCGCTGGCGATCAGCTTCACCGCCGACCGCGACGGCAACGGCAATGGCCGCATCCACCTCGATTCGAGCAGCAGCCTGTCGTCCAACGGCGGCAACATCCAGCTGGCCGGCGGCGGCGCCGGCGGGCTGGCGATGGGGGCGTCCGCCGGCGTGCGCATCGACGGCAGCGTCAACGCCGGCGCCGGCACGGTCACCATCGGCGGCTCGGGCCTGGTGGCCGGCGGCGAAGGCGTGCTGATCACGGCCTCGGGCACGGTGTCGGGCGATACGGTGAACATCACCGGTGCCGCGCCGTTCACCTGCACGCCGCCGTGCGCCACCTACGCCGGGGTACGCCACGCCGGCATCGTGCAGGGCCGCGTCATCCAGGTGAACGGCAGTTCCGGCTCGAATTTCGGCACCTATGTCCAGGGCAGCGTGATCGGCAACGGCGCCGGCTCGATCGACCTGGTCGGCTCGACCACCACCACTGCGCTGCTCGACGGCCTGACGGTGCAGAACGGCGGCCACGTCACCGCGGTCGGCTCGAGCCCGATCCGGCTCAGCGGCTCGCCCTGGGTGTCGATCTACAAGCATTCGGTCAACGCCTCGGTCGGCGATCCCAGCTACTCGGGCGACATCCAGCTGATCGGCGCCACCGGCATCACCTTCGGCTTCTCCGGCCCGGTGGTGAGCGGCCCCGAGCTGCAGACCTCGGGCGCGGTGTCGCTGGTCTCGGCGGCGCCGGGCTCCAACCTGACGGTGCAACTGCGCGCCGATTCGCAGATCGTGGCCGGCGCCGGCCAGACCGTGCAGATCGGCGACGCCCAGAACACCGGCATGACGGTGAACCTGCTCGACGGCGGAGCGGTGGTGTTCGCCAACCCGGTGCTGTTCCGCTCGGCCGGGATGGTGACCTTCACCCGCACGCCGGCCTCGACCGCCACCATCGTCGGCAACGCCGCCTCGGCGCAGGCGATCCAGGTGGTCGGCAGCGGCTTCCACAACGACATCGGCAGCAACCTGCTGTCGGCGCCGAGCGGCCGCTGGCTGGTCTGGTCGGGCGATCCGGCCGCCGACCTGCGCAACGGCCTGGCCTACGACTTCAAGCAATACAACGCCGGCTACGGCGCCACCACGCCGGCCCAGCCGACCGGCAACGGCTTCCTCTACACGCTGGCGCCGACGCTGACGGTCGGCCTGACCGGCACGGTGAGCAAGGTCTACGACGGCAACACCAACGCCACGCTGGCGGCGGGCAACTACACCGCGAGCGGCACGGTCGACGGCGACACCGTCAGCCTCAACAACCCGGCCGCCGGCAGCTACGACAACCGCAACGCCGGCAGCGGCAAGACGGTGACGGTGACCGGCATCACCGCTTCGGCCGGCAACGGCGCCGCCGCGGTCTACGGCTACCAGCTGGCCAGTACCAACGCCAGCGGCGCGGTCGGCGTCATCACGCGGCGGCCGGTCAACGTCAGCGGCGTGACGGTGAACGACAAGGTCTACGACGGCACCACCAACGCCACGCTGACCGGCGCGGGCTCGCTGACCGGCGTGCTGCCGGTCGATGCGGTGACGCTGGTCACCACCGCCGCCAACGCCCAGTTCGCCGACAAGCACATCGGCGTGAACAAGACGGTCAGCATCAGCGGCCTGAGCCTGGGCGGCACCAGCGCCGGCAACTACCAATTGAGCGCCGCCAGCACCAGCGGCCAGGCCGACATCCACTACGCCACGCTGACCTTGCAGGTGCCCGACCAGGTCCGCTCGGAAGGCAGCCATGGCCCCTTCCACTACGACCTGCTCGGCTTCGCCGCCGGCGACGATTTCGGCGACGTCAGCGGTGCGCCCGACATCACCACCGCCCACGGCAACCAGCCGCCGATCGGCAGCTATCCCTTCATCGCCTCGCTCGGCACGCTGGTGGCGCAGGACTACCTGTTCCACCTCGGCCACGTCGGCACGCTGCAGGTGGTCGGCTCCTCGTCCAGCCCGGCCGAGACGGTCGATCGCCAGCCCGAGCCCTACGTGCAGGAACCGCCGCGGCAGGACGACGCCGGCAGCGCCTCGGTCGCCGCGATCGGCAGCGGCGACGCCAAGCCGCTGGCCGGCGACACGATCGGCTACCTGAACGCCGCCGCGGCGCGCGAAGCCGAGCGCTCGGTGCTGTACGGCGACGCGATTGCCCGGCTCGAGCGCGATCCGAGCGAGCCCGACTTGCCCGATTGCCGGCCGAGCGACGATCTCAAGACCCAGTGCATCCCGCCGCGGCCGCTGCGGCCGCTGGCCGAGGGCGAGACCGGCGACGTGCGGCGCAAGGTGGCCTACCTGTTCGCCAACTCCGACTACGGCAACGGCATCAACGACCTGATCACGCCCGAGCACGACGCCGAGCACATCGGCCAGGTGCTGCGCGACGATTTCGGCTACGAGGTGCGGCTCATGAAGAACGCCGACCGCCGCCAGATGGTGAGCGCGCTGAAGGAGGCGGCCGAGCTGCACCAGGCTGACGAGAGCGTGCTGGTCTACTACGCCGGCCACGGCGTGCTGGTGAAGGGCAACGGCTACTGGCTGCCGGTCGACGCCAACCCGCGCAATCCCAAGAGCTGGCTGTCGAACAACGACATCAACAAGTTCCTGGCGCTGATCCCGGCCAAGCAGGTGATGATGGTGTCGGACAGCTGCTTCTCCGGCACGCTGGCCAAGGAACAGCAGCTGAAGAAGGGCGCCGGCCACGACAAGCGCCAGCTGCTGGCGCGGCGCGCGGTGACGGTGATGAGCTCGGGCGACGTCGAGCCGGTGTCGGACGAAGGCAAGGACGGCCACTCGATCTTCGCCTACAGCTTCGTGCAGCAGCTGAAGGCGGCCAAGGCGGCCGGCTACGTCGAGGGCGTCGATTTCTTCGACGCGATCCGCCACCTGGTGACCGCCGAATACCCGCAACTGCCGCAGTACAGCGCCTCGCTCAATGCCGGGCATATGAGCGGCGCGGATTACTTCCTCGAACCGAAGTAG
- a CDS encoding ShlB/FhaC/HecB family hemolysin secretion/activation protein: MFPAETLEAVLQPLVGKPATLPELIRGAHAITAFYSRNGVVGQAFLPEQTVDGGIVLVRVVESRFAGAVIERPEPVRLADTTVQRMVESAQPLGQVVRVERLERGLLLLNDLAGISANGTLLRGGEPGSTVERVTLRPTAPLSGVVELDNAGPRAVGEGRANVLLNWNNPEGRGGQLSLRALAMYNGDDLNRYLRLAYAIPVGYGGLKITPSVARLDYKLGKPFQALDSRGDSTSWGVDARYSLLRGRTANLYALARFERKSLYSEAAGATLGDKKLDTVAFGLRGDYLDPASKAYSAATLQLLSGNARYASARFGQDGGYGRFNLDLQHLRPLDERWSWLLALSWQHAFDNLDTAEEISLGGANAVRAYPASEAPGDEGAVLSNELRFRLNDTVALKLFHDYGWLRVNHRALPGQFGPNDLHLQGVGLGAALRLPADFSFSAHVAWRIGDNPLAAADGSDSDGRRRDPRLWVSLNRSF, translated from the coding sequence GTGTTCCCGGCCGAGACGCTCGAGGCCGTGCTGCAGCCCCTGGTGGGCAAGCCGGCCACGCTGCCCGAGCTGATCCGCGGCGCGCACGCGATCACCGCCTTCTACAGCCGCAACGGCGTGGTCGGCCAGGCCTTCCTGCCCGAGCAGACGGTCGACGGCGGCATCGTGCTGGTACGGGTGGTGGAAAGCCGCTTCGCCGGCGCGGTGATCGAGCGGCCCGAGCCGGTGCGGCTGGCCGATACCACGGTGCAGCGCATGGTCGAGAGCGCCCAGCCGCTGGGCCAGGTGGTGCGGGTCGAGCGGCTCGAGCGCGGCCTGCTGCTGCTCAACGACCTGGCCGGCATCAGCGCCAACGGCACGCTGCTGCGCGGCGGCGAGCCGGGCAGCACGGTCGAGCGCGTCACGCTGCGGCCGACCGCGCCGCTGTCGGGCGTGGTCGAGCTCGACAACGCCGGCCCGCGCGCGGTCGGCGAGGGCCGCGCCAACGTGCTGCTCAACTGGAACAACCCGGAAGGGCGCGGCGGCCAGCTCAGCCTGCGCGCGCTGGCGATGTACAACGGCGACGACCTGAACCGCTACCTGCGCCTGGCCTACGCCATCCCGGTCGGCTACGGCGGCCTCAAGATCACGCCTTCGGTGGCGCGGCTCGACTACAAGCTCGGCAAGCCGTTCCAGGCGCTCGATTCGCGCGGCGATTCGACCAGTTGGGGCGTCGATGCGCGCTACTCGCTGCTGCGCGGCCGCACCGCCAATCTCTATGCGCTGGCGCGCTTCGAGCGCAAGTCGCTCTACAGCGAAGCGGCCGGCGCCACGCTCGGCGACAAGAAGCTCGATACCGTCGCCTTCGGCCTGCGCGGCGACTATCTCGACCCGGCCAGCAAGGCTTACAGCGCGGCCACGCTGCAACTGCTGAGCGGCAACGCGCGCTATGCCAGCGCCCGCTTCGGCCAGGACGGCGGCTACGGCCGCTTCAACCTCGACCTGCAGCACCTGCGGCCGCTGGACGAGCGCTGGAGCTGGCTGCTGGCGCTGTCCTGGCAGCATGCCTTCGACAACCTCGACACCGCCGAGGAGATCAGCCTCGGCGGCGCCAACGCGGTACGCGCCTACCCGGCCAGCGAGGCGCCCGGCGACGAGGGCGCGGTGCTGAGCAACGAGCTGCGCTTCCGTCTCAACGACACGGTGGCGCTCAAGCTGTTCCACGACTACGGCTGGCTGCGGGTGAACCACCGCGCGCTGCCGGGCCAGTTCGGCCCGAACGACCTGCATCTGCAGGGCGTGGGCCTGGGCGCCGCGCTGCGGCTGCCGGCCGATTTCAGCTTCAGCGCGCACGTCGCCTGGCGCATCGGCGACAACCCGCTGGCCGCCGCCGACGGCAGCGATTCCGACGGCCGCCGGCGCGATCCGCGGCTGTGGGTGAGCCTGAATAGAAGCTTTTGA
- a CDS encoding adenylate/guanylate cyclase domain-containing protein, whose translation MALLHPLPLKHPGWLAAALAFGLTVGGLLAAAPPTTLDVAHYDYVMARSTRPVDRHVAWAAPDLRLPLALSRQQMLPLYALAAERVAALGGRAVFIDAQVALRNYRMLDFGQCIEPDGGVQLCSLRGEPRCSADDGYRRSAPLDLNPAAMRLLVMPYPLSDRTPIPYDLLFGARHAAGGSLPRFASSELPLSRDGVVRQAYADRDGFLAALRSGAATTACAEVPGAAASDRRCVPIRFGTGASWNGERTPLQLSWLASCRASDWQGLRAAVAGRTVVLQLTDLDEPTDLHITPLLRSAANLQLTLGPQIVADSVETAASGDAPRRLPFYPSLGLAALAALVATILFAGLDFGVALAALAGLAALAWRAAPAAYPWVPLPASAIAAAALASAALVTAAHLRINTRRGRLLRRFLPAQVHHLLLSSQAEALSNREVQAQILMSDLAGYTTLTNLLGTPKRLFGLLNDYLDEITRGLQRDYDAWLEAYVGDMVCYYWPALELDGTPSLEEGRRRAVRAAALLLERQHAFFAGLPAHLAGLPDEQVERIRKVLGAGIALTEGMVMLGELGPADGVRKFGILGDPINLCARLEALTRKFNSRLIVTAELREAAAEAGLMVRRLGRVQVKGRLEALEIWGVEVTGDAGLAEEIAAWERWLAAFEAAGEGEELAALAEPNRYRGDVELVLGWRLRGIWNFEDRVFHLDEK comes from the coding sequence ATGGCCCTCCTGCACCCGCTCCCCCTCAAGCACCCCGGCTGGCTGGCCGCCGCGCTGGCCTTCGGCCTGACGGTCGGCGGACTGCTGGCGGCCGCGCCGCCGACCACGCTCGACGTCGCCCACTACGACTACGTCATGGCGCGCAGCACCCGCCCGGTCGACCGCCACGTCGCCTGGGCCGCGCCGGACCTGCGGCTGCCCCTCGCGCTGTCGCGCCAGCAGATGCTGCCGCTGTATGCGCTGGCGGCCGAACGGGTGGCGGCGTTGGGCGGCCGCGCGGTGTTCATCGACGCCCAGGTCGCGCTGCGCAACTACCGCATGCTCGATTTCGGCCAGTGCATCGAGCCTGACGGCGGCGTGCAGCTGTGCAGCCTGCGCGGCGAGCCGCGCTGCAGCGCCGACGACGGTTACCGCCGCAGCGCGCCGCTCGATCTGAACCCAGCCGCGATGCGCCTCCTGGTGATGCCCTATCCGCTGTCCGACCGCACGCCGATCCCCTACGACCTGCTGTTCGGCGCGCGCCACGCCGCCGGCGGCAGCCTGCCGCGCTTCGCCTCGTCCGAGCTGCCGCTGTCGCGCGACGGCGTGGTGCGCCAGGCCTACGCCGACCGCGACGGCTTCCTCGCCGCGCTGCGGTCGGGCGCGGCGACCACCGCCTGTGCCGAGGTGCCGGGCGCCGCCGCGTCGGACCGGCGCTGCGTGCCGATCCGCTTCGGCACCGGCGCGAGCTGGAACGGCGAGCGCACGCCGCTGCAGCTGTCGTGGCTGGCCAGCTGCCGCGCGAGCGACTGGCAGGGCCTGCGCGCCGCGGTGGCCGGCCGCACGGTGGTGCTGCAACTGACCGATCTCGACGAGCCGACCGACCTGCACATCACGCCGCTGCTGCGCTCGGCCGCCAACCTGCAGCTGACGCTGGGCCCGCAGATCGTGGCCGACAGCGTCGAGACCGCCGCGTCCGGCGACGCGCCGCGGCGGCTGCCGTTCTACCCCTCGCTGGGCCTGGCCGCGCTGGCCGCGCTGGTGGCTACCATCCTGTTCGCCGGGCTCGATTTCGGCGTCGCGCTGGCGGCGCTGGCCGGCCTGGCCGCGCTGGCCTGGCGCGCCGCGCCGGCCGCCTACCCGTGGGTGCCGCTGCCGGCCAGCGCGATCGCCGCCGCGGCGCTGGCCAGCGCCGCGCTGGTCACGGCGGCCCACCTGCGCATCAACACCCGCCGCGGCCGGCTGCTGCGGCGCTTTCTGCCGGCCCAGGTGCACCACCTGCTGCTGAGCAGCCAGGCGGAGGCGCTGAGCAACCGCGAGGTCCAGGCGCAGATCCTGATGAGCGACCTGGCCGGCTACACCACGCTGACCAATCTGCTCGGCACGCCCAAGCGCCTGTTCGGCCTGCTCAACGACTACCTCGACGAGATCACCCGCGGCCTGCAGCGCGACTACGACGCCTGGCTCGAGGCCTACGTCGGCGACATGGTCTGCTACTACTGGCCGGCACTGGAGCTGGACGGCACGCCGAGCCTGGAAGAAGGCCGCCGCCGCGCAGTGCGCGCCGCGGCGCTGCTGCTGGAACGCCAGCACGCCTTCTTCGCCGGCCTGCCGGCGCACCTGGCCGGCCTGCCGGACGAACAGGTCGAGCGCATCCGCAAGGTGCTCGGCGCCGGCATCGCGCTGACCGAGGGCATGGTGATGCTGGGCGAACTCGGCCCGGCCGACGGCGTGCGCAAGTTCGGCATCCTGGGCGACCCGATCAATCTGTGCGCGCGGCTGGAAGCGCTGACGCGCAAGTTCAACAGCCGGCTGATCGTGACGGCCGAGCTGCGCGAAGCGGCGGCCGAGGCCGGACTGATGGTGCGGCGGCTGGGCCGGGTGCAGGTGAAGGGCCGGCTGGAAGCGCTGGAGATCTGGGGCGTGGAGGTGACGGGCGACGCGGGCTTGGCCGAGGAGATCGCTGCGTGGGAGCGTTGGCTGGCGGCGTTCGAGGCGGCGGGGGAAGGTGAGGAACTAGCTGCGCTGGCCGAGCCGAATCGCTATCGCGGCGATGTGGAGCTGGTGCTGGGGTGGCGGTTGCGCGGGATCTGGAATTTCGAGGATCGGGTGTTTCATCTTGACGAGAAGTAG